One genomic segment of Paenibacillus durus includes these proteins:
- a CDS encoding aspartate/glutamate racemase family protein, whose amino-acid sequence MLGIIRVITLPDQRDADLHGELIRRRYGLEVTSACIEDQPEGVFDERTEELAIPKIVLLAGELEKRGCRAIGISCAADPALAECRQAVNVPVLGAGSCAAHLGLASVDKLGVLTILEETPPLIRSILGDAYVGMERPEGVMTTLDLRTEAGREASFRSAVKLAEQGAEGIVLACTGFATIGFAEELERRLGLRAFDPIYSLGAAAAVCL is encoded by the coding sequence GTGCTTGGAATAATCAGAGTAATCACGCTGCCGGATCAAAGGGACGCCGATTTGCACGGCGAGCTGATCCGGCGCAGATATGGGCTTGAAGTGACAAGCGCCTGTATTGAAGACCAGCCGGAAGGCGTCTTCGACGAGCGGACCGAGGAACTCGCCATCCCCAAGATCGTCCTGCTTGCCGGTGAGCTGGAGAAGAGGGGCTGCCGGGCCATCGGCATCAGCTGCGCCGCCGACCCCGCCCTGGCCGAATGCAGGCAGGCGGTGAACGTGCCGGTGCTTGGCGCGGGCTCCTGTGCGGCTCATCTCGGGCTTGCCAGCGTGGACAAACTGGGCGTGCTGACTATTCTGGAGGAGACGCCGCCGCTTATCCGCTCCATTCTGGGCGATGCGTATGTCGGGATGGAGCGGCCGGAAGGCGTTATGACCACGCTGGACCTCCGTACGGAAGCGGGCCGGGAAGCTTCCTTCCGCTCGGCGGTCAAGCTGGCCGAACAGGGAGCTGAAGGGATTGTGCTTGCCTGTACGGGCTTCGCCACGATCGGATTCGCGGAGGAACTGGAGCGGCGGCTTGGACTGCGGGCCTTCGATCCCATTTATTCGCTGGGAGCCGCGGCAGCCGTCTGTCTGTGA
- a CDS encoding PucR family transcriptional regulator: MDKTGITIEEVLAIPILRNARVLAGSQGLNRVVQFIDVMEVPDLKGWVKEGVLMLTTAYAIRDNPSELAGLIRVLDQGGGAALAIKPARFLKGIPQDALDASDETGLPLIEVPSEIPYTDITRPIMERVLDRQAALLRRSEEVYRTLTTMVLQNSGIQAVSDNVAGLLRAPVAVIDNEGELIVSSPAGQAWDLSRTPLEWAINVDRRNVARLLVDKKELDEMELVGIEQARLVLALELMRNKIVADTEMRLRGNFIDELLTPPVPPRHEVEQRARKLGLNVEHLWEVAVIEGEWAAGEEELLTRRLEEEARIRRVSPHVEFRSNRAVLFLPSMEIKRVEDNRNRLMPWADTLEGWASDKLPGLTGSRIGLGGQKRLWEIYDSYNEARKALNVSRRIGQGRFVIRYEEVEIYDLLGNAMEGPEFAELFNRKLGKLRQYDEEHNGDLMRTFLYYLESRGSLIDTSNRLFIHRNSVKYRLERIRDITGFDLNDSREQLVCQLCLIYYYMRVNPVE; the protein is encoded by the coding sequence ATGGATAAAACAGGGATTACGATCGAGGAAGTGCTGGCAATTCCTATTTTACGGAATGCCAGAGTGCTTGCAGGAAGCCAGGGATTGAACCGGGTGGTTCAATTCATCGATGTAATGGAAGTACCCGATTTGAAAGGCTGGGTCAAGGAAGGGGTCCTGATGCTGACCACCGCTTATGCCATTCGCGACAATCCTTCGGAGCTCGCGGGATTGATCCGGGTACTGGACCAAGGAGGAGGAGCAGCTCTGGCCATCAAGCCCGCCCGATTTCTGAAGGGCATTCCGCAGGATGCGCTGGATGCCAGCGACGAGACGGGCCTGCCGCTCATCGAGGTCCCTTCTGAAATCCCATACACGGATATTACGAGGCCGATCATGGAGCGGGTGCTGGACCGCCAGGCGGCGCTCTTAAGGCGCTCGGAAGAGGTGTACCGGACACTGACCACGATGGTGCTTCAGAACAGTGGCATTCAAGCGGTCAGCGACAATGTGGCAGGTCTTCTCCGGGCGCCTGTTGCGGTGATCGACAACGAGGGGGAGCTTATCGTCTCCTCGCCAGCAGGCCAAGCGTGGGATCTGTCCCGGACGCCGCTCGAATGGGCCATTAACGTAGACCGCCGCAATGTCGCGAGGCTTCTGGTGGACAAGAAGGAGCTGGACGAGATGGAACTGGTCGGAATCGAACAGGCCAGGCTGGTGCTCGCGCTTGAACTGATGCGCAACAAAATTGTAGCGGATACGGAAATGCGCCTGCGCGGAAATTTCATCGACGAGCTGCTGACGCCTCCGGTTCCACCAAGGCATGAAGTCGAGCAGCGGGCCCGCAAGCTGGGCCTCAATGTGGAGCATTTATGGGAAGTGGCCGTGATTGAAGGCGAATGGGCAGCGGGTGAGGAGGAACTGCTGACTAGGCGCCTTGAGGAAGAAGCCAGAATCCGGCGCGTGTCCCCCCATGTGGAGTTTCGCTCCAACCGGGCCGTTCTTTTTTTGCCGAGTATGGAAATCAAACGGGTGGAGGACAACCGGAACCGGTTGATGCCATGGGCGGACACGCTGGAGGGATGGGCTTCGGACAAATTACCGGGGCTTACGGGAAGCCGGATTGGCCTGGGAGGACAAAAGCGTCTGTGGGAGATCTACGACAGCTACAACGAAGCCCGCAAGGCGCTTAACGTGTCCCGGCGGATCGGGCAAGGCAGATTTGTCATTCGCTATGAGGAAGTGGAGATCTACGATCTGCTCGGGAACGCGATGGAGGGCCCCGAATTCGCTGAGCTGTTCAATCGCAAACTGGGTAAACTCCGGCAGTACGATGAGGAGCATAACGGTGATCTTATGCGTACTTTTTTGTACTATCTGGAAAGCCGGGGGAGCCTCATCGATACGTCCAACCGCCTGTTTATCCACCGCAATTCCGTAAAATACAGATTGGAGCGAATTCGGGATATTACGGGTTTTGATTTGAACGATTCCAGGGAGCAGCTGGTCTGCCAGCTCTGCCTGATTTATTACTATATGCGCGTAAATCCGGTGGAGTAA
- a CDS encoding ABC transporter permease codes for MLVYSVRRLGQMIPALLGIILITFILSRVLPGDPAVMLAGEQATPDVIEKIRQDMGLDKPLYSQFIDYLGMLARGDLGDAYHTGHSVASDFASRFPATVELTLFSILIAILVAIPVGIIAATRKESVIDHISRVFSLIGACVPIFWLGLILIYIFYSKLGWAPPPMGRISGDLNPPTDITGLYVLDSLLSADFVALKSSIIHLLLPAICLSTGTMAIVARMTRSSMLEVIGQDFIRTARAKGLRESIVICKHALINALIPTLTVLGLQFGYLLGGAVITETIFSWPGVGGYITDSILAADYAPIQAFTLVSAVLYCLINLAVDLIYGLVDPRIRYE; via the coding sequence TTGTTAGTCTATTCGGTCCGCAGGCTCGGGCAGATGATCCCTGCGCTGCTGGGGATTATCCTGATAACCTTCATACTGTCCCGCGTGCTTCCTGGAGACCCGGCGGTGATGCTTGCCGGCGAGCAGGCGACCCCGGATGTTATTGAGAAAATCAGGCAGGATATGGGCCTGGACAAGCCGCTTTACAGCCAATTTATTGATTACCTCGGCATGCTCGCGCGTGGGGATCTCGGTGACGCTTACCATACCGGACATTCGGTCGCCAGCGATTTTGCCTCGCGGTTCCCGGCAACCGTCGAATTAACCCTGTTCAGCATCCTGATCGCCATTCTTGTAGCCATCCCTGTCGGCATTATCGCCGCAACCCGCAAAGAATCCGTGATCGACCATATTTCCAGGGTGTTCTCCCTGATCGGAGCCTGTGTTCCGATTTTCTGGCTCGGTCTGATTCTGATCTACATTTTCTATTCGAAGCTCGGCTGGGCGCCGCCCCCGATGGGACGGATCAGCGGGGACCTCAATCCGCCGACGGACATCACCGGATTGTATGTTCTGGACAGCCTGCTGTCAGCGGACTTCGTCGCTCTAAAGAGCAGTATTATCCACCTTCTGCTTCCGGCCATCTGCCTCAGCACCGGGACAATGGCCATAGTGGCCCGGATGACCCGCTCCAGCATGCTGGAAGTGATCGGCCAGGATTTTATCCGGACGGCCAGAGCGAAGGGGCTGCGGGAGTCGATTGTCATCTGCAAGCATGCGCTGATCAACGCCCTGATTCCGACGCTGACCGTGCTCGGTCTTCAGTTCGGTTATCTGCTGGGCGGCGCGGTGATTACGGAAACAATCTTCTCCTGGCCCGGGGTCGGCGGCTATATCACCGATTCCATCCTGGCGGCTGATTATGCGCCCATTCAAGCCTTCACGCTGGTTAGCGCGGTGCTGTACTGCTTGATTAATCTGGCGGTGGATTTGATTTACGGGCTGGTCGATCCGCGTATCCGTTATGAATAA
- a CDS encoding ABC transporter permease: MSTTSSQGQSDSAPKPAGFLRLLLRNRLAAIGLSFIVLWTIAAIVAPWIAPYNPYVPDMAAKLQPPGGAHLLGTDNFGRDILSRVLYGARISIWTGLIAVSISFVIGVPLGGIAAYYGGRTETIIMRLLDVLLSFPSLVLSMAIAASIGAGLFSAMIAVGVVGIPEFGRLMYGQTISLREKEYVEASRSIGVKDSVILLRHILPNALAPLLVQATLGMGFAILTASSLSFLGLGVKPPTAEWGAMIAEGREYIISGEWWLVTFPGLSIATAILGFNLLGDGLRDVMDPRLRSGR, from the coding sequence ATGTCAACGACAAGTTCTCAGGGGCAGTCGGACTCGGCTCCTAAACCGGCGGGATTCCTTCGGCTGCTGCTTAGGAACCGCCTCGCGGCGATCGGGCTAAGCTTTATCGTGCTGTGGACGATCGCCGCTATCGTCGCCCCGTGGATCGCTCCATATAATCCTTACGTCCCCGATATGGCCGCCAAGCTGCAGCCTCCGGGCGGAGCGCATTTGCTGGGCACGGACAATTTCGGCAGAGATATTTTGAGCAGGGTGCTGTATGGAGCGCGCATCAGCATTTGGACGGGGCTTATCGCCGTGAGCATTTCGTTTGTCATCGGCGTGCCGCTCGGCGGCATAGCCGCTTATTACGGAGGCAGAACGGAAACCATCATTATGCGTCTGCTCGACGTATTGCTGTCCTTCCCTTCACTGGTGCTCTCCATGGCGATCGCCGCTTCCATCGGTGCGGGCTTGTTCAGCGCGATGATTGCGGTGGGCGTGGTGGGCATCCCCGAATTCGGGCGGCTGATGTACGGCCAGACGATATCGCTGCGGGAAAAAGAATATGTGGAGGCCAGCCGGTCCATCGGCGTTAAAGACAGCGTCATTCTGCTGCGCCACATCCTCCCCAATGCGCTGGCTCCGCTGCTGGTTCAGGCTACACTCGGAATGGGCTTTGCCATTCTGACCGCATCCAGTCTCAGCTTTCTGGGCCTTGGCGTCAAACCGCCGACCGCCGAATGGGGCGCCATGATCGCGGAAGGCCGGGAATATATCATTTCCGGGGAATGGTGGCTCGTGACCTTTCCGGGGCTTTCCATCGCAACGGCTATTTTGGGCTTCAACCTGCTTGGCGACGGACTCCGTGACGTCATGGACCCGCGGCTCCGTTCCGGCAGATAA
- a CDS encoding ABC transporter substrate-binding protein, with protein sequence MKKMTKHLTLLLVLCVVLAGCAPKSNPPASSASQSPGADSGATAQPAAASSTLTVAFSEGGTTLDPAEASDLTSDTFVIAAYDQLVTYGVKTVDGADVANTDEIKPMLAESWSVSDDNLTYTFKLRSGVKFQSGNTVTADSVVYTFDRVKNSKSGSFLYGMADIKTVTAKDPSTVEIAVNKPNHMFMQIIALYNFSIVDDVAMKGKSADYLKTNTAGSGPFAVEKWDPASEAVLTANADYWQGAPKLSKVTLKFTKEASNRVLLLDKGDVDMAIEIPAKDVSSLQANSALSVKSNASNRILFLALNNKVKPFDNVKVRQAIAYAIPYDQLINDVMHGQAKQMKSAVASNTPGYTDKGYTYEHNLDKAKQLLQEAGYGNGFSFDLTLGSGFQDWEDDAVLIQAELAKVGVTMNINKVARAQFLEMQKKKNLTAYISKWTSFVNDPGYHLGFLMYGKGSSNYNNYSNAEVDKLWEQASAEPNADARKQLYEKAQEIITTEAPWSYLYEYNRIVGMNAKVSGYVYYPDEIIRFYPLSKN encoded by the coding sequence ATGAAAAAAATGACCAAACATCTTACCCTGCTGCTGGTTCTGTGCGTCGTTCTGGCCGGCTGTGCCCCCAAATCCAATCCGCCGGCCTCAAGCGCGAGCCAGAGCCCCGGCGCGGATAGCGGCGCAACCGCGCAGCCGGCAGCCGCTTCATCGACTCTTACCGTAGCGTTCTCCGAAGGAGGAACGACACTCGATCCCGCCGAGGCGAGCGACCTGACCTCCGACACCTTCGTCATCGCCGCTTACGACCAGCTCGTGACCTATGGAGTCAAAACCGTGGATGGCGCCGACGTCGCCAACACGGATGAGATCAAGCCGATGCTGGCGGAAAGCTGGAGTGTATCGGACGATAACCTGACCTATACTTTCAAGCTCCGCAGTGGCGTTAAGTTCCAAAGCGGCAACACGGTGACGGCGGATTCGGTCGTATACACGTTCGACCGCGTGAAGAACTCGAAATCCGGCAGCTTCCTGTACGGGATGGCCGATATTAAGACGGTCACCGCCAAAGACCCTTCCACCGTTGAAATTGCTGTGAACAAGCCGAACCATATGTTTATGCAGATTATCGCCCTCTACAATTTCTCTATTGTTGACGATGTTGCCATGAAGGGCAAAAGCGCGGATTACCTTAAAACTAATACCGCAGGCTCCGGTCCGTTCGCAGTGGAGAAATGGGACCCGGCGAGTGAAGCCGTGCTTACCGCCAACGCCGACTACTGGCAGGGGGCGCCGAAGCTCAGCAAGGTTACGCTGAAATTCACCAAGGAAGCCTCCAACCGTGTGCTGCTGCTGGATAAAGGCGATGTGGACATGGCCATCGAAATTCCGGCCAAGGATGTTTCCTCCCTGCAGGCGAACAGCGCCCTCAGCGTGAAATCCAATGCCAGCAACCGCATCCTGTTCCTTGCGCTCAATAACAAAGTCAAGCCTTTTGACAACGTAAAGGTCCGTCAGGCGATTGCTTACGCGATTCCTTATGATCAGCTGATCAACGATGTTATGCACGGTCAAGCGAAACAGATGAAGAGCGCCGTTGCCAGCAACACGCCGGGATACACCGACAAGGGCTACACGTACGAGCATAACCTGGATAAAGCGAAGCAGCTGCTTCAGGAGGCAGGTTACGGAAACGGGTTCAGCTTTGACCTGACACTGGGTTCGGGCTTCCAGGATTGGGAAGACGACGCGGTGCTCATTCAGGCCGAGCTTGCCAAAGTCGGAGTGACGATGAACATCAACAAGGTAGCCCGGGCTCAGTTCCTGGAGATGCAAAAGAAGAAAAATCTGACCGCCTATATCTCGAAATGGACCTCCTTCGTTAACGATCCCGGCTATCACCTCGGATTTTTGATGTACGGCAAAGGTTCGTCCAACTATAACAATTACAGCAACGCCGAAGTAGACAAGCTTTGGGAGCAGGCCAGCGCGGAACCAAATGCGGATGCGCGCAAGCAGCTGTATGAGAAAGCCCAGGAGATTATTACAACCGAAGCGCCATGGAGCTATCTCTACGAATACAACCGGATCGTCGGCATGAACGCCAAAGTCAGCGGTTATGTCTATTACCCGGATGAGATTATCCGCTTCTACCCGCTGTCCAAGAACTGA
- a CDS encoding M20 family metallopeptidase, with amino-acid sequence MNWRQKVLDEIDARQEELLELCSKFIQFPTENPPGDSRDISDFIIEYLAKSGIGTTVHAATPEMLNLVSTYKGSGRTGSGKKLIFCGHTDVVPAGDLDRWDFDPFCGEIRDGYLLGRGASDMKAGLAGVLFAASLLAKLGVPLGGDLTLLVVPDEETGGHLGVPWVLERGLVEGTAAVIAEPSGPLNPTIGQKGSCWFEFTVEGTPGHGSLSPVVGESAIVKAAKGIEALQRLWDIEPNIPEEVKSIIAISQQYAKEREPEGLAYQVFDHVSVNIGTIQGGTKVNVVADRCTVQVDSRVPFGVDYRQVMDRAGSLLLEAGIETDIKPFGFQGNANWTPPEEPVVKHLVDSISEVSGEEAYGVLQWASSDARHFRTHNIPVLQYGPAELSTIHSFNEKAPVWQIIRSAKVYALTALKYLGVEETPNA; translated from the coding sequence ATGAACTGGAGACAAAAGGTGCTTGATGAAATCGATGCCCGTCAGGAGGAGCTTCTTGAACTTTGCTCGAAATTTATTCAGTTTCCAACGGAGAACCCGCCCGGGGATTCGAGAGACATCAGCGATTTTATCATAGAGTATTTGGCGAAATCCGGGATCGGGACGACGGTTCACGCCGCCACTCCGGAAATGCTGAATTTGGTATCAACCTATAAAGGAAGCGGCAGAACGGGCTCCGGCAAAAAGCTGATCTTCTGCGGCCACACCGATGTCGTTCCCGCCGGCGATTTGGACCGCTGGGATTTCGATCCCTTCTGCGGGGAAATCCGGGACGGCTACCTGCTGGGACGCGGAGCCTCCGACATGAAGGCGGGGCTGGCCGGGGTGCTGTTCGCCGCATCTCTGCTGGCGAAGCTTGGCGTTCCGCTGGGAGGCGACCTGACGCTGCTTGTTGTACCGGACGAAGAGACCGGCGGGCATCTCGGCGTTCCTTGGGTACTGGAGCGGGGACTGGTGGAGGGTACGGCCGCGGTTATCGCCGAGCCGTCCGGTCCGCTGAACCCGACGATTGGGCAAAAAGGAAGCTGCTGGTTCGAATTTACCGTCGAGGGGACGCCGGGACACGGCAGCCTGTCGCCGGTCGTCGGCGAGAGCGCCATCGTGAAGGCCGCAAAAGGGATCGAAGCGCTTCAGCGCTTGTGGGATATCGAACCGAATATCCCCGAAGAGGTCAAGAGCATTATCGCGATTTCCCAGCAGTATGCCAAGGAACGCGAGCCGGAAGGTCTGGCTTACCAGGTGTTCGATCATGTTAGCGTCAATATCGGCACCATTCAGGGCGGCACTAAAGTCAACGTGGTCGCCGACCGCTGCACGGTTCAGGTGGACTCGCGCGTTCCGTTCGGCGTTGACTATCGTCAGGTGATGGACCGCGCGGGATCGCTGCTGCTGGAGGCGGGCATCGAGACCGATATTAAGCCGTTTGGTTTTCAGGGCAATGCCAACTGGACGCCACCGGAAGAGCCTGTGGTGAAACATCTTGTGGACAGCATCTCCGAGGTCAGCGGCGAGGAGGCATACGGAGTTCTGCAGTGGGCATCCAGCGATGCGCGCCATTTCCGTACGCATAACATTCCCGTGCTTCAGTACGGCCCGGCCGAGCTGTCCACTATCCATTCGTTTAACGAAAAAGCGCCGGTCTGGCAGATTATCCGGTCCGCCAAGGTTTATGCGCTGACGGCGCTGAAATATTTGGGCGTGGAGGAAACGCCGAACGCGTAG
- a CDS encoding ABC transporter ATP-binding protein — protein sequence MPELLEVSGLRTEFKTSGGMIRAVDGVDLRIKKGETLGIVGESGCGKSITSLSIMQLLPLKIGRISAGEIRFEGRDLLKASRREMRGIRGNRIAMIFQEPMTSLNPVFKIGKQISEAARYHLKIGKKEAWKRSVEMLTKVGIPRPEKIADQYPHQLSGGMRQRVMIAMAMICNPTLLIADEPTTALDVTIQAQILDLMRELQEKEGTSILMITHDLGVVAEMCDRVVIMYAGQVVEETDVATLFSDPKHPYTQGLLASLPQLAGDADRLQSIPGQVPNPLHMPSGCRFAPRCPHRFERCEQAEPQLLEDETGHSCRCFLYEKREVLS from the coding sequence ATGCCCGAACTGCTGGAAGTATCCGGACTGAGAACGGAATTTAAGACCTCCGGAGGGATGATCCGGGCGGTAGACGGCGTCGATCTTCGCATCAAAAAAGGCGAGACGCTCGGCATTGTAGGCGAATCGGGCTGCGGCAAGAGCATCACTTCGCTGTCGATCATGCAGCTGCTTCCCCTGAAAATCGGCCGGATTTCGGCCGGAGAGATCCGGTTTGAGGGCAGGGATCTCCTGAAAGCCAGCCGCCGGGAGATGCGCGGCATTCGGGGCAACCGGATTGCGATGATCTTTCAGGAGCCGATGACCTCGCTGAATCCCGTCTTCAAGATCGGCAAGCAAATCTCCGAGGCCGCCAGGTACCATTTGAAGATCGGCAAAAAAGAAGCCTGGAAGCGCTCGGTGGAGATGCTGACCAAGGTGGGCATCCCACGGCCGGAGAAAATTGCGGATCAGTATCCGCACCAGCTGTCCGGCGGCATGCGCCAGCGCGTTATGATTGCCATGGCGATGATCTGTAACCCGACGCTGCTGATTGCCGACGAGCCTACAACCGCGCTGGATGTCACCATTCAGGCTCAAATTCTCGATCTGATGCGAGAATTGCAGGAAAAGGAAGGGACCTCGATCCTGATGATTACCCATGATCTAGGCGTGGTCGCCGAAATGTGCGACCGTGTCGTGATTATGTACGCCGGTCAGGTGGTGGAAGAGACGGATGTCGCCACGTTGTTCAGTGATCCGAAGCATCCGTATACCCAGGGGCTGCTGGCTTCGCTGCCGCAGCTTGCGGGAGACGCGGATCGTCTGCAGTCCATCCCGGGACAGGTTCCGAATCCGCTGCATATGCCTTCCGGCTGCCGGTTTGCCCCGCGCTGTCCTCACCGGTTCGAGCGGTGCGAACAGGCTGAACCGCAGCTGCTTGAGGACGAAACGGGACATTCCTGCCGGTGTTTCCTATATGAGAAGCGGGAGGTGTTGTCATGA
- a CDS encoding ABC transporter ATP-binding protein, translated as MSTLLEVRDLKKHYPIRKGLFSKQTGAVKAVDGVNLTVLRGETLAVVGESGCGKSTTGRAILRLIEPTDGSILFDGTDVRSLGPEALRKMRTQMQMVFQDPYASLDPRWTVRQTLEEPFATHMPELAGAELKGRVAELMEVVGLSPYHAHRYPHEFSGGQRQRIGIARALAMNPKFVVCDEPVSALDVSIQAQVLGLMQDLQERFGLTYMFISHDLSVVKFISDRVAVMYLGKVVELAPTKELFANPLHPYTKALMSAVPVPDPAQRRERVILRGDVPSPENPPPGCAFHTRCPVATDICRQEVPALREISPGTQAACHHV; from the coding sequence ATGAGCACGCTCTTGGAAGTTCGCGATTTAAAGAAGCACTACCCGATCCGCAAAGGTCTGTTCTCCAAGCAGACCGGGGCCGTAAAGGCGGTGGACGGCGTCAACCTGACCGTGCTGCGGGGCGAGACGCTGGCCGTGGTCGGCGAGTCGGGCTGCGGCAAGTCTACGACCGGCCGGGCAATTCTGCGGCTGATCGAGCCGACAGACGGTTCAATTTTGTTCGATGGCACCGATGTGCGCTCGCTCGGACCGGAAGCGCTCCGGAAAATGCGTACGCAAATGCAGATGGTATTCCAAGACCCGTATGCCTCATTGGACCCGCGCTGGACCGTCAGGCAGACACTGGAGGAGCCGTTCGCAACGCATATGCCGGAGCTGGCCGGGGCGGAACTGAAGGGCCGCGTCGCGGAGCTGATGGAGGTGGTGGGGCTTTCCCCTTACCATGCCCATAGGTACCCCCATGAGTTCTCGGGCGGGCAGCGCCAGCGGATCGGCATTGCCCGGGCGCTGGCCATGAACCCGAAGTTTGTAGTCTGCGACGAGCCGGTGTCCGCGCTGGACGTGTCGATTCAGGCGCAGGTGCTAGGCCTTATGCAGGATTTGCAGGAACGGTTCGGACTGACCTATATGTTCATCTCGCATGACTTGTCTGTCGTCAAGTTCATTAGCGACCGGGTGGCCGTTATGTATCTGGGCAAAGTGGTGGAGCTTGCGCCGACCAAGGAGTTGTTCGCGAACCCGCTGCATCCGTATACGAAAGCGCTGATGTCGGCGGTTCCGGTGCCGGACCCGGCCCAAAGACGAGAGCGTGTGATTCTGCGGGGGGATGTTCCAAGCCCCGAGAATCCGCCGCCGGGCTGCGCTTTTCATACCCGCTGCCCGGTAGCGACGGATATTTGCAGACAGGAGGTTCCGGCGCTCCGGGAGATTTCTCCCGGGACGCAGGCGGCTTGCCATCATGTGTGA
- a CDS encoding GNAT family N-acetyltransferase, with product MKHITVRKAEIDDIAGLSELFVDFNGKESNLTAMKKQLEVISANPDYYVAVACDGDRVIGTAMGIACYDLVGDCNSFLLIENVVVLPQYRGQGVGKLLMQALEDFGEIQHCKYVILVSESKRESSHKFYESIGYSTDQRGFKKQLMKHV from the coding sequence TTGAAGCATATTACAGTTAGAAAAGCCGAAATCGATGATATTGCAGGACTTTCCGAGTTATTCGTTGACTTTAATGGCAAAGAGTCTAATCTAACCGCAATGAAAAAACAGCTTGAAGTTATATCCGCTAATCCTGACTATTATGTTGCCGTCGCCTGCGACGGAGACAGAGTGATCGGCACTGCGATGGGAATTGCTTGTTACGACCTTGTTGGTGATTGCAATTCTTTTCTGCTGATCGAAAACGTAGTCGTACTGCCTCAGTACCGGGGTCAAGGGGTAGGAAAGCTGCTTATGCAAGCGCTTGAGGATTTTGGGGAAATCCAACATTGCAAATATGTCATACTGGTATCCGAAAGCAAACGTGAATCCTCGCATAAATTTTATGAATCCATCGGTTATTCCACTGACCAGAGAGGGTTTAAGAAACAGTTAATGAAGCATGTTTAG
- a CDS encoding stalk domain-containing protein — translation MTVKKMPKPAVWLAAFAFLAATVIIPVRDVKISAAGAEAVVPAASALTASGAVSSTDAVRLNLIKHEMRINLSGGEASLDGKAVKAATPVKRNGRLYVPLRALGESGAVSSVDWNSAKRQVRVVSRRAELNFRIGSIRVYDRQGKALPAENFTIPAPLLVGGTAYVPVHALAFFGLSAGTENGQLFWRWSEKKTQVLQPYWETGEDQAVFTVLYAKELYAPGAGSPIGSGVWFSSVGKIVGKDISLDGSLYNRIQLSMPLEPGINPVEISSIGMAAAGIRIRRNVSDPSAIPVNITEEGKEFLTLESPAGGYLKLKSGDSFTISGKLINPPNLAINKLTVTIQRYVPDARDIRKDFTTVSTKEIPVKNGMFSRSVTFSQSGSYRIYVNGLSYTTFLGYGPDSVTWANLSAEVAE, via the coding sequence ATGACGGTTAAAAAAATGCCGAAACCGGCAGTATGGCTGGCAGCGTTCGCTTTCTTGGCGGCAACGGTTATCATTCCGGTCCGGGATGTCAAAATTTCTGCCGCCGGCGCGGAAGCCGTCGTGCCAGCCGCTTCGGCACTAACGGCATCCGGCGCCGTGAGTTCCACGGATGCGGTCCGGTTGAACTTGATCAAGCATGAGATGAGAATTAATCTATCTGGCGGCGAAGCGTCGCTGGATGGAAAGGCTGTCAAGGCGGCTACGCCTGTAAAGCGAAACGGCCGATTGTATGTACCGCTGCGCGCGCTGGGCGAATCGGGAGCGGTATCCTCCGTTGACTGGAATTCCGCGAAACGGCAGGTTCGGGTCGTTTCGCGGCGGGCAGAGCTGAATTTCCGCATCGGCTCGATCCGGGTATATGATAGGCAGGGCAAGGCTCTGCCGGCGGAGAACTTTACGATTCCGGCGCCGCTGTTAGTAGGCGGCACGGCCTATGTTCCAGTGCACGCGCTGGCCTTCTTCGGTCTGTCGGCAGGTACGGAGAACGGCCAGCTTTTCTGGAGATGGAGCGAGAAGAAGACGCAGGTACTGCAGCCGTACTGGGAGACGGGAGAAGATCAGGCAGTGTTTACTGTACTCTACGCCAAAGAGCTGTATGCGCCGGGAGCCGGATCTCCAATCGGCTCGGGGGTCTGGTTCAGCTCGGTAGGGAAGATTGTGGGGAAGGACATCTCTCTGGACGGATCGCTCTATAACCGTATCCAGCTGTCCATGCCGCTGGAGCCGGGCATCAACCCGGTCGAGATCAGTTCCATAGGGATGGCAGCGGCAGGAATCCGGATCAGACGCAATGTAAGCGACCCGTCCGCGATTCCGGTGAATATTACAGAGGAAGGGAAAGAATTTTTGACTCTGGAATCTCCGGCAGGCGGCTACCTTAAACTTAAGTCCGGAGACTCGTTCACGATTTCGGGCAAATTGATCAATCCGCCCAATCTGGCTATCAATAAATTGACGGTTACGATTCAGCGCTATGTACCGGATGCGAGGGATATAAGAAAGGATTTTACAACGGTTTCCACAAAGGAAATTCCGGTGAAAAACGGGATGTTCAGCAGGAGCGTAACCTTCTCTCAGTCCGGTTCATATCGGATTTATGTAAACGGCTTGTCCTATACGACCTTCCTCGGATATGGCCCGGATTCCGTTACCTGGGCGAACCTGTCGGCGGAAGTGGCGGAATAA